A window from Triticum aestivum cultivar Chinese Spring chromosome 6D, IWGSC CS RefSeq v2.1, whole genome shotgun sequence encodes these proteins:
- the LOC123145959 gene encoding shugoshin-1 isoform X2, with amino-acid sequence MAAATGAPLGLNPRPKPNPSANCRSGGKPAALADITNTGRPGPPRHTMADVLKENAKLAQLVAQKTKIIELSGVEINKLRAALHSTHQQNLHLAQAHSQITAELNQAKDRVKVLQHELSCATAVLKVKTSGIERKSTTADNQLQTEITSQELKAAPSKFAPIEAHQADNKGTSANVHHSVETQSSVPFNTDQPEAPPDKTNKRTSVNTRTSKRKSESCEGIKETNTCQQSHILDVQPTGSLHHEDQRNTGRRRSSRLNPGSCEMAEASCEILHTDTAVPSSCSFSVPQLDEPNNGEDMRKAAQDELLCNTAVHIKASALKDEINKHIKKEANVQEEITHSVVHRIEDPEAHQIDSHATNTIPIHPAETQPSLPFNTQQPEPPKERAKKRGGHKRKLDSCGGQKDSNIEDTDCKLDSTCSEPPYHEETRKSPRRKSSRKNPGEFGEATKENLETKQEEIIAPVVPSSSDVVMEQSKDEKQSDSCSSMEPSEEQAAGRSLVQATGRRSSMRAAAKAVCYKEIPVNVKMRRP; translated from the exons ATGGCCGCCGCCACCG GGGCGCCGCTCGGCCTGAACCCGAGGCCGAAGCCGAACCCTAGCGCCAACTGCCGGTCGGGGGGGAAGCCCGCCGCGCTGGCCGACATCACCAACACCGGGAGGCCCGGCCCTCCCAGGCACACCATGGCCGACGTCCTCAAG GAGAACGCCAAGTTGGCTCAGCTGGTCGCCCAGAAAAC CAAGATCATTGAGCTCAGCGGCGTTGAGATTAACAAGCTCCGTGCTGCGCTGCACAGCACGCATCAGCAGAACCTGCACCTCGCGCAGGCTCATTCTCAGATCACCGCG GAACTAAATCAGGCAAAAGATCGA GTAAAGGTACTGCAGCATGAGCTTTCATGCGCAACAGCAGTGCTTAAAGTAAAGACTTCGGGAATTGAG CGAAAGAGTACGACTGCTGATAACCAACTGCAAACAGAAATAACTTCACAG GAGTTAAAAGCCGCACCTTCCAAATTTGCACCAATCGAAGCTCATCAAGCTGATAATAAGGGCACCAGTGCTAATGTGCACCATTCAGTCGAGACTCAAT CCTCTGTGCCATTTAATACAGACCAACCAGAAGCACCGCCAGATAAAACGAATAAAAG AACATCAGTGAATACGCGCACAAGTAAGCGAAAGTCAGAATCATGTGAAGGTATAAAAGAGACCAACACATGTCAACAGAGCCACATACTTGATGTGCAACCCACTGGATCATTGCATCATGAGGATCAGAG AAACACAGGACGAAGAAGATCTTCTAGACTAAACCCAGGGTCTTGTGAGATGGCAGAAGCATCTTGTGAGATCTTGCATACAGACACTGCAGTTCCTTCATCTTGTAGTTTTAGTGTTCCACAACTTGATGAACCAAATAATGGAGAAGACATG CGGAAGGCAGCACAAGATGAACTGTTATGCAACACAGCAGTGCATATAAAGGCTTCAGCACTCAAG GACGAGATAAATAAGCATATAAAGAAAGAAGCAAATGTGCAG GAGGAGATAACACATTCTGTGGTTCATAGAATTGAGGACCCTGAGGCACATCAAATTGACAGTCACGCAACGAATACGATCCCAATCCACCCAGCAGAAACTCAAC CATCTCTGCCATTTAATACTCAACAGCCAGAACCACCCAAAGAAAGAGCAAAAAAGAG GGGTGGACACAAACGGAAATTGGATTCATGTGGAGGTCAAAAGGACTCAAACATAGAGGACACTGATTGCAAACTTGATTCTACTTGTAGTGAACCACCGTACCATGAAGAGACGAG AAAATCTCCGAGAAGAAAATCCTCAAGAAAGAACCCAGGAGAATTTGGTGAGGCCACAAAGGAAAATCTCGAGACCAAGCAAGAGGAAATTATTGCTCCTGTAGTCCCTTCCAGCTCAGATGTTGTGATGGAGCAGAGCAAAGATGAGAAGCAAAGCGACAGCTGTTCCTCGATGGAACCTTCTGAAGAGCAGGCGGCGGGGAGGTCCTTGGTGCAGGCGACAGGTAGAAGGTCTTCGATGCGGGCAGCAGCAAAGGCTGTATGCTACAAGGAGATACCCGTGAACGTGAAGATGCGACGACCTTAG
- the LOC123145959 gene encoding shugoshin-1 isoform X1: MAAATGAPLGLNPRPKPNPSANCRSGGKPAALADITNTGRPGPPRHTMADVLKENAKLAQLVAQKTKIIELSGVEINKLRAALHSTHQQNLHLAQAHSQITAELNQAKDRVKVLQHELSCATAVLKVKTSGIERKSTTADNQLQTEITSQELKAAPSKFAPIEAHQADNKGTSANVHHSVETQSSVPFNTDQPEAPPDKTNKRTSVNTRTSKRKSESCEGIKETNTCQQSHILDVQPTGSLHHEDQRNTGRRRSSRLNPGSCEMAEASCEILHTDTAVPSSCSFSVPQLDEPNNGEDMRKAAQDELLCNTAVHIKASALKKDEINKHIKKEANVQEEITHSVVHRIEDPEAHQIDSHATNTIPIHPAETQPSLPFNTQQPEPPKERAKKRGGHKRKLDSCGGQKDSNIEDTDCKLDSTCSEPPYHEETRKSPRRKSSRKNPGEFGEATKENLETKQEEIIAPVVPSSSDVVMEQSKDEKQSDSCSSMEPSEEQAAGRSLVQATGRRSSMRAAAKAVCYKEIPVNVKMRRP; the protein is encoded by the exons ATGGCCGCCGCCACCG GGGCGCCGCTCGGCCTGAACCCGAGGCCGAAGCCGAACCCTAGCGCCAACTGCCGGTCGGGGGGGAAGCCCGCCGCGCTGGCCGACATCACCAACACCGGGAGGCCCGGCCCTCCCAGGCACACCATGGCCGACGTCCTCAAG GAGAACGCCAAGTTGGCTCAGCTGGTCGCCCAGAAAAC CAAGATCATTGAGCTCAGCGGCGTTGAGATTAACAAGCTCCGTGCTGCGCTGCACAGCACGCATCAGCAGAACCTGCACCTCGCGCAGGCTCATTCTCAGATCACCGCG GAACTAAATCAGGCAAAAGATCGA GTAAAGGTACTGCAGCATGAGCTTTCATGCGCAACAGCAGTGCTTAAAGTAAAGACTTCGGGAATTGAG CGAAAGAGTACGACTGCTGATAACCAACTGCAAACAGAAATAACTTCACAG GAGTTAAAAGCCGCACCTTCCAAATTTGCACCAATCGAAGCTCATCAAGCTGATAATAAGGGCACCAGTGCTAATGTGCACCATTCAGTCGAGACTCAAT CCTCTGTGCCATTTAATACAGACCAACCAGAAGCACCGCCAGATAAAACGAATAAAAG AACATCAGTGAATACGCGCACAAGTAAGCGAAAGTCAGAATCATGTGAAGGTATAAAAGAGACCAACACATGTCAACAGAGCCACATACTTGATGTGCAACCCACTGGATCATTGCATCATGAGGATCAGAG AAACACAGGACGAAGAAGATCTTCTAGACTAAACCCAGGGTCTTGTGAGATGGCAGAAGCATCTTGTGAGATCTTGCATACAGACACTGCAGTTCCTTCATCTTGTAGTTTTAGTGTTCCACAACTTGATGAACCAAATAATGGAGAAGACATG CGGAAGGCAGCACAAGATGAACTGTTATGCAACACAGCAGTGCATATAAAGGCTTCAGCACTCAAG AAGGACGAGATAAATAAGCATATAAAGAAAGAAGCAAATGTGCAG GAGGAGATAACACATTCTGTGGTTCATAGAATTGAGGACCCTGAGGCACATCAAATTGACAGTCACGCAACGAATACGATCCCAATCCACCCAGCAGAAACTCAAC CATCTCTGCCATTTAATACTCAACAGCCAGAACCACCCAAAGAAAGAGCAAAAAAGAG GGGTGGACACAAACGGAAATTGGATTCATGTGGAGGTCAAAAGGACTCAAACATAGAGGACACTGATTGCAAACTTGATTCTACTTGTAGTGAACCACCGTACCATGAAGAGACGAG AAAATCTCCGAGAAGAAAATCCTCAAGAAAGAACCCAGGAGAATTTGGTGAGGCCACAAAGGAAAATCTCGAGACCAAGCAAGAGGAAATTATTGCTCCTGTAGTCCCTTCCAGCTCAGATGTTGTGATGGAGCAGAGCAAAGATGAGAAGCAAAGCGACAGCTGTTCCTCGATGGAACCTTCTGAAGAGCAGGCGGCGGGGAGGTCCTTGGTGCAGGCGACAGGTAGAAGGTCTTCGATGCGGGCAGCAGCAAAGGCTGTATGCTACAAGGAGATACCCGTGAACGTGAAGATGCGACGACCTTAG
- the LOC123142854 gene encoding uncharacterized protein: MGSSSCLSVGAAVILLLVLASAMEAQAIRLDAETRASVSSSGNQMTADKPTGNNVVDVVKASASSTSESKRSVDVATGEVRAVAHKMPEFHEDYYGPSDHSPRHH, encoded by the exons ATGGGGAGCTCCAGCTGCTTGTCAGTGGGTGCCGCTGTGATCCTGCTTCTGGTACTGGCTTCGGCAATGGAGGCCCAAGCCATCCGACTCGACGCGGAGACCCGGGCGTCAGTGAGCAGCAGCGGCAACCAAATGACTGCCGAT AAACCAACTGGGAATAATGTCGTCGATGTGGTCAAGGCTTCTGCTAGCTCGACAAGCGAGTCGAAGAGGAGCGTCGATGTTGCCACGGGTGAAGTTAGGGCGGTGGCGCATAAGATGCCGGAGTTCCATGAGGACTACTACggcccgagtgatcacagccctaGGCACCACTGA